One region of Chryseobacterium muglaense genomic DNA includes:
- a CDS encoding agmatine deiminase family protein, with protein MKNSILFLFIILNINFYMAQTYHFPEESAKHEGTWLQWPHQYQHGVTYRNRVEQTWVDMTKALQTNEKVHIIAYDETEKQRIIKVLEKAKVSLKNVDFKIYKTDDVWIRDNGPIFAKDSNGNILIENWGFNGWGEKYDFENCDQIPSKIGKDLGIKVIDLGEKMVNEGGSVETDGNGVLMACKSSVISQEKESIRNPGMTQTEAENIFKKYYGVSKVIWLDGVTGLDVTDMHIDGFMKFINHNTMLTMKEDDLLELGLSESDIEKLYSATNAEGKEYKKVYIPATKSKVKTAYGKQLEDKGSYVNYYVANGVVLVPNYGDSNDKVANDIIQKQYPDRKVIGIDVRNLYENGGMIHCVTQQQPAGKLLKEKI; from the coding sequence ATGAAAAATTCAATTCTCTTTTTATTTATCATATTAAATATCAATTTTTATATGGCTCAAACTTATCATTTTCCTGAAGAATCTGCGAAACACGAAGGAACTTGGCTGCAGTGGCCTCATCAATATCAACATGGGGTTACCTACAGAAACCGTGTAGAGCAAACCTGGGTAGACATGACAAAAGCTTTGCAGACCAATGAAAAAGTACACATTATTGCGTACGATGAAACCGAAAAGCAAAGAATTATCAAAGTTTTAGAAAAAGCAAAAGTTTCTTTAAAGAACGTAGACTTTAAAATATATAAGACAGATGATGTTTGGATAAGAGACAACGGACCTATTTTCGCAAAAGACAGCAACGGAAATATTTTAATTGAAAACTGGGGATTCAACGGATGGGGCGAAAAATACGATTTTGAAAATTGTGATCAAATTCCATCAAAAATCGGAAAAGATCTAGGCATCAAAGTAATTGATCTTGGTGAAAAAATGGTCAACGAAGGCGGTTCTGTAGAAACTGACGGTAATGGCGTTTTGATGGCTTGTAAAAGTTCGGTTATCAGTCAGGAAAAAGAATCAATTAGAAATCCAGGAATGACTCAAACTGAAGCAGAAAATATATTCAAAAAATATTATGGCGTTTCAAAAGTTATCTGGCTAGACGGCGTTACAGGTCTTGATGTTACCGATATGCATATTGACGGGTTTATGAAATTCATCAATCATAATACCATGCTTACCATGAAAGAAGATGATTTGCTTGAATTAGGCCTTTCTGAAAGCGATATTGAAAAATTATACTCCGCAACAAACGCAGAAGGAAAAGAATACAAAAAAGTGTATATCCCTGCAACCAAAAGCAAAGTGAAAACTGCCTACGGAAAACAGCTTGAAGACAAAGGTTCTTATGTCAACTATTACGTTGCCAACGGAGTGGTTTTAGTTCCTAATTATGGAGATTCTAATGATAAAGTTGCCAACGACATTATTCAAAAACAATATCCCGACAGAAAAGTTATCGGCATTGATGTAAGAAACCTCTATGAAAACGGAGGAATGATTCACTGTGTAACGCAACAGCAACCTGCAGGAAAGTTACTAAAGGAAAAGATCTAA
- a CDS encoding T9SS type A sorting domain-containing protein: protein MKKLSMSAFLICTTAVFYAQDVVWQKDIKSSTQDFLSQVTTTIDQQYLITGSSIQVSGKAAALSADSKQNNGYDFHLVKLNQQGEEVWEKYFSGQNHDFLSATVATQEGGFLLAGTSHSGMGLDKKEDSKGGSDIWLIRINEFGDELWQKTLGTAQDEEARSVIQTADFGFMVAGNVQNAANGFGSKDVTVTRLDKNGKVLSELVLGGKGLDEVEKMIPTPDGGALLGVYSRSSEFHMGNKQSVMGNTNSTAKGGSSDITNYPLPITHPKSSPNFGEGDYWVVKLSKDNKVEWEKNFGGKGDDHLRTMVFTSSGYIIGGESRSEKSGNKTVGIEEGTDIWLISLNTKGEEQWQKSYNFKNRDILMGMNVINTGDGKNSKGVLLGGYTQAEGRIEADDETFWMMYINNEGNEQWRKHVKGESRKKEERLSDLKMNKDGSIVLAGTSAEELGKENWKIVKIGDSQIDQLIEKQNIKIYPNPVSDYAYVEIGFDFKEADIVLYDMGGRQLQSLKTKNKVTKINTQNLIQGAYLIVIKTDTEKTANAKLIKK from the coding sequence ATGAAAAAACTCTCCATGAGTGCATTTCTGATATGCACAACTGCTGTATTCTATGCTCAGGATGTGGTATGGCAGAAAGATATTAAATCTTCTACTCAGGATTTCCTTTCACAAGTTACCACAACAATCGATCAGCAATATCTAATAACAGGTAGCAGTATTCAGGTATCAGGTAAAGCTGCGGCGCTATCTGCTGATTCAAAACAGAACAACGGTTACGATTTTCATCTTGTCAAACTCAATCAACAGGGAGAAGAAGTCTGGGAAAAGTATTTCTCGGGACAGAATCATGACTTTTTATCGGCAACAGTTGCTACACAGGAGGGAGGATTTCTTTTGGCTGGAACCTCACATTCCGGAATGGGTCTAGACAAAAAAGAGGATTCTAAAGGAGGGTCAGATATCTGGCTAATCAGAATCAACGAATTCGGGGATGAACTTTGGCAGAAAACATTAGGAACAGCTCAGGATGAAGAAGCAAGATCTGTAATCCAGACTGCTGATTTTGGTTTTATGGTCGCAGGGAATGTTCAGAATGCAGCCAATGGGTTCGGTTCTAAAGATGTAACCGTAACAAGACTTGATAAAAATGGGAAAGTACTTTCAGAATTAGTTTTAGGCGGAAAAGGTTTGGATGAAGTCGAAAAGATGATCCCAACACCCGACGGAGGAGCGTTACTTGGAGTCTACTCAAGGAGTTCTGAATTTCATATGGGTAATAAGCAATCGGTAATGGGTAATACCAATTCGACTGCAAAAGGAGGCTCTTCAGATATTACTAATTACCCATTACCTATTACTCATCCAAAGTCCAGCCCCAATTTTGGTGAAGGTGATTATTGGGTAGTTAAACTAAGCAAAGACAATAAAGTTGAATGGGAAAAGAATTTTGGAGGTAAAGGAGATGATCATTTGAGAACAATGGTTTTTACTTCTTCGGGATATATTATTGGTGGAGAATCGAGATCTGAAAAATCAGGAAATAAAACCGTTGGGATTGAGGAAGGTACAGACATCTGGTTAATTTCTTTAAACACCAAAGGTGAAGAACAGTGGCAGAAATCCTATAATTTCAAGAACCGTGATATTCTGATGGGCATGAATGTGATTAACACAGGTGATGGGAAAAATTCGAAAGGAGTTTTACTTGGAGGTTACACTCAGGCAGAAGGAAGAATTGAAGCAGACGATGAGACTTTTTGGATGATGTATATCAACAATGAAGGAAACGAACAGTGGAGAAAACACGTAAAAGGCGAATCGAGAAAGAAAGAGGAAAGGCTTTCTGACCTGAAAATGAATAAAGATGGTTCTATTGTTTTGGCAGGAACAAGTGCAGAAGAACTAGGAAAAGAAAACTGGAAGATCGTGAAAATTGGTGACAGCCAAATTGACCAATTGATAGAAAAGCAGAATATCAAAATTTATCCTAATCCTGTGTCAGATTATGCTTATGTGGAAATCGGATTTGATTTTAAGGAAGCAGATATTGTTCTTTATGATATGGGAGGAAGACAGCTTCAGAGCTTGAAAACTAAGAATAAAGTAACAAAGATTAACACGCAGAATCTAATCCAAGGAGCATATCTAATTGTGATAAAAACCGATACTGAGAAAACAGCGAATGCTAAATTGATTAAAAAATAA
- a CDS encoding RHS repeat domain-containing protein, whose amino-acid sequence MRKIILSIFILLLICHMTNAQGMDAINRIYPAAPTANNLMKFEEIPVSYYTGVPNIDIPIYTIPSDKIQIPVILSYHVLSAKPDDISSEVGLGWSLIAGGTIARTVKGLPDEAIKDNLGSGRQGIGIYIDEFSNHPNYNGYYRNHIATYLNILANNGSPFTDSYFRKTGFEAGVFNRYDGQYDVYQYNFLGYTGRFIIKKNSANGFEVIKLDINNLKITSEHNNKYEPVSFTIIDEQGKEYIFNIVEKTQRSFMVDKVSQLSDSPEASIGQIDEYNSAFHLSSVKNAGGYELASFEYNLPQEVNTSSTSITNNSPVYNPQIEDYIKQQIDAYLPPKSQIYTTNSLNKTRTLKRVTIPGSGKIDFIYTGNDPNLGFTTVPVILSEILIKDYSEKIVEKVLLSQQISYTPILATERKRMKLTGVTHKNILNNVLSEYKLNYYPSANLNSIKDGWGYASCYNGYSCLYSDVLQSITYPTGGKTEFSFEPNTFSYAGQSPGLTLPLISNYEQNPNNWIWEDGGVSFDKFKEPQKFMFKIDSEQDVNFTYSMASIPGSDWRLELYWGNGQITSSVPDYYLGTLYNGITTPQGTVKIHLPPGHYYARLDTDDAGAMFQTFNYVSVTASYKEYKTSGIEKFLYGGGFSINTIKYLDHSGALIKQKNFSYRDPSDNMQSSGALVYPYPVLNYDDGFITKLWYANSFFWNEFINYNNLFRVKSSVNLLPVLKTKGSDVGYEYVTVFETDKGKTINKYTSPRAFPNSEIINTLPPFLPIIDEDYKRGNLIKEEIKDNNNVLLREKSLNYSTRAENIITGLVFRTSPQEVYLSQYDTYEDFLYFKQNCGSTFTGIKCSYIESTPLFPVQYSVETTNISKVNYTGSETKEFFNGQQNSFNKTTEQTIYNTIDLPVKSNTTYPDNSSTETSYRYAHEKNNTKLINANIIGTPLEIENKKNNKTITKVETLYNDITHYLPTSIISHYLNNVAQTEVTYDQYDSKGNLQQYTTKDGIVTSIIWGYSSTQPIAKVTGVSYSVASGLATEIIAASDADINVSTEQNLIDKLDLFRKESALQNAQISTYTYDPLIGVTSITPPSGIREIYKYDSANRLENIKDINGKLLKEFKYNYKH is encoded by the coding sequence ATGAGAAAGATAATATTAAGTATTTTTATATTGCTACTAATATGTCATATGACTAATGCACAAGGGATGGATGCAATCAATAGAATATATCCTGCTGCCCCTACTGCAAATAACCTCATGAAATTTGAAGAAATTCCAGTAAGTTATTACACAGGCGTTCCAAATATTGATATTCCTATATACACAATCCCATCAGATAAGATTCAAATCCCAGTAATCTTAAGCTATCATGTATTAAGTGCAAAACCGGATGATATTTCATCAGAAGTTGGTTTAGGATGGAGTTTAATAGCTGGTGGAACTATTGCAAGAACTGTAAAAGGCTTGCCAGATGAAGCCATTAAAGATAATTTGGGAAGTGGAAGACAGGGAATTGGGATATATATAGATGAATTTAGCAATCATCCCAATTATAATGGATACTATAGAAATCATATTGCTACCTACTTAAATATTCTTGCTAACAACGGGTCGCCTTTTACTGATTCTTATTTCAGAAAAACGGGCTTTGAAGCGGGTGTTTTTAATAGATATGACGGCCAATATGATGTTTACCAATATAATTTCCTTGGTTATACAGGAAGGTTTATTATTAAAAAAAACAGCGCAAATGGTTTTGAAGTTATCAAGCTTGATATAAATAATTTAAAAATTACTAGTGAGCATAATAATAAATATGAGCCTGTTTCTTTTACAATTATAGATGAACAAGGTAAAGAATATATTTTCAATATTGTTGAAAAAACCCAACGAAGCTTTATGGTAGATAAAGTTTCTCAACTTTCAGATAGTCCTGAAGCAAGTATTGGACAGATTGACGAATATAATTCTGCATTCCACCTAAGCAGTGTAAAAAATGCCGGAGGATATGAACTTGCAAGCTTTGAGTATAATCTGCCACAGGAGGTGAATACATCTTCAACCAGTATAACAAATAATTCCCCTGTATATAATCCACAGATTGAAGATTACATAAAGCAACAGATAGATGCTTATTTACCTCCTAAAAGCCAGATCTATACAACCAATTCCCTTAATAAAACGAGAACACTAAAAAGAGTTACCATTCCGGGTAGCGGAAAAATAGATTTTATATACACAGGTAATGATCCAAATCTTGGTTTTACCACCGTACCAGTGATTTTATCTGAAATTCTGATCAAAGATTATTCTGAAAAGATTGTAGAAAAAGTTCTACTAAGTCAGCAGATAAGCTATACTCCCATTCTTGCCACAGAACGCAAAAGAATGAAACTCACAGGTGTTACTCATAAAAACATTTTAAATAATGTGTTATCAGAATATAAGCTGAATTATTATCCGAGTGCCAATTTAAACAGCATAAAAGATGGTTGGGGATACGCATCATGTTACAATGGATACAGTTGTTTATACAGCGATGTTCTTCAATCGATAACATATCCTACCGGAGGTAAAACCGAATTTAGTTTTGAACCAAATACATTTTCTTATGCAGGTCAAAGTCCGGGACTAACATTACCACTTATCAGCAATTATGAGCAAAACCCAAACAACTGGATTTGGGAAGATGGTGGAGTATCATTTGATAAATTTAAGGAACCTCAGAAATTCATGTTTAAGATAGACAGTGAGCAGGATGTGAATTTCACGTACTCTATGGCTTCGATACCAGGTTCTGACTGGAGGCTAGAACTCTATTGGGGTAATGGGCAGATAACAAGCTCGGTTCCTGATTATTATCTGGGAACTTTATACAACGGAATTACAACACCACAAGGCACCGTTAAGATTCATCTCCCACCTGGTCATTATTATGCCCGACTTGATACTGATGATGCCGGCGCAATGTTTCAGACTTTTAATTATGTTTCTGTTACTGCATCATATAAAGAATACAAAACATCCGGTATTGAGAAATTTCTATACGGAGGTGGTTTTAGTATTAATACTATTAAATATTTAGATCATAGCGGAGCCCTCATAAAACAGAAAAATTTTTCTTACAGAGATCCGTCTGACAATATGCAAAGTAGCGGAGCTTTGGTATACCCTTATCCTGTTCTGAATTACGATGATGGTTTTATCACTAAACTATGGTATGCTAATAGCTTTTTTTGGAATGAATTTATAAATTATAACAATTTATTTCGTGTCAAATCTTCAGTTAACCTACTACCGGTTTTAAAAACCAAAGGCAGTGATGTGGGATATGAATATGTAACTGTATTTGAAACAGATAAAGGTAAAACTATCAACAAGTACACATCACCAAGAGCATTTCCAAATAGCGAAATTATAAATACACTCCCTCCTTTCCTGCCTATTATTGATGAAGATTACAAAAGAGGGAATCTGATAAAAGAAGAAATTAAGGATAATAACAATGTTTTATTAAGAGAAAAATCTTTAAATTACAGTACTAGGGCGGAAAATATTATAACGGGATTAGTATTCAGAACTTCACCACAAGAAGTTTATTTGAGTCAATATGACACCTATGAAGATTTTCTGTATTTTAAACAAAATTGTGGATCTACTTTTACAGGCATCAAATGTTCCTACATAGAAAGTACTCCTTTATTCCCCGTTCAATACAGTGTTGAAACAACCAATATTTCCAAAGTTAATTATACAGGTAGCGAAACAAAAGAATTTTTCAACGGTCAGCAAAATAGTTTTAACAAAACAACTGAACAAACCATTTACAACACTATTGATTTACCTGTAAAGTCAAATACTACTTATCCTGATAACAGCTCTACAGAAACTTCCTATCGTTATGCTCATGAAAAAAATAACACCAAATTAATTAATGCCAATATAATAGGTACTCCTCTTGAAATTGAAAATAAAAAGAACAATAAAACTATTACTAAAGTTGAAACACTTTATAATGATATAACTCATTATTTACCTACTTCTATCATATCTCATTATTTAAATAATGTTGCTCAAACTGAGGTTACTTACGATCAGTACGATTCCAAAGGTAACCTCCAACAATACACAACAAAAGACGGTATTGTAACTTCGATTATTTGGGGGTACAGTTCCACTCAGCCTATTGCAAAAGTAACAGGAGTTTCTTATTCTGTAGCGAGTGGATTGGCAACAGAAATAATTGCAGCATCTGATGCAGATATTAATGTAAGTACTGAGCAAAATTTAATTGATAAACTGGATCTATTTAGAAAAGAGTCTGCATTACAAAATGCACAAATATCAACTTACACTTATGACCCATTGATAGGAGTAACAAGCATTACCCCTCCATCAGGAATCAGAGAGATTTACAAATATGATTCTGCCAACAGGTTAGAGAACATCAAAGATATTAACGGTAAACTGTTAAAAGAATTCAAATACAACTACAAACACTAA